A window of Ignavibacterium sp. contains these coding sequences:
- a CDS encoding TolC family protein has product MLKTFFLFISVCLVTNVYAQDTNNVIKLSLDKAIEISLQYNPEIISASKEIEASVGKVLQAGRIQNAELSFEVNEIPNIYEFGNAGELDINFNQPIEFFGKRSNRIQAAENQKRIAELNYERVKKLITAQVKKIYYRGLLANQIVESIESNINLLNDFLAQVTDRYQAGTSSYLDVIRAKVETARLKNELFEARKNYQQVIAQLNILLGNDYGTGFKFTDSLSYKYSEIKNDTIIEFYSSQSNFLKIIELQVQQNKSALSLSQKNALPDFNFGLAFQNRQSLPLKGFDQYFGLKIGLSLPMFYSTGVQGDVQEAEANLSIAEVRYQSAKIKVTQRIRTALNNLLFAEEQLRLFDTSLLRDIEDELRAGITAYQNNQIDLLNLFDIYRTYRATKVEYSRTVYNTLVALAELETAAEKWNTDLTD; this is encoded by the coding sequence ATGCTTAAAACTTTCTTTTTGTTCATATCAGTTTGTTTAGTAACAAATGTATATGCACAGGATACTAACAATGTTATAAAATTATCTCTGGACAAAGCAATCGAAATTAGTCTGCAGTACAACCCCGAAATAATTTCTGCTTCAAAAGAAATTGAGGCTTCCGTGGGAAAAGTTCTTCAGGCAGGAAGAATACAAAATGCAGAGCTTTCATTTGAAGTAAACGAGATTCCGAATATTTATGAATTTGGAAACGCCGGCGAGCTCGATATAAACTTTAATCAGCCGATTGAGTTTTTCGGGAAAAGAAGTAATAGAATTCAGGCTGCAGAAAATCAGAAACGAATTGCCGAATTAAATTATGAAAGAGTTAAAAAATTAATTACAGCTCAAGTTAAGAAGATTTATTACAGAGGACTTCTCGCAAATCAGATAGTTGAGAGCATTGAATCAAACATAAATCTTCTTAATGATTTTCTTGCTCAGGTTACCGACCGCTATCAAGCTGGTACTAGCAGCTATCTTGATGTTATTCGTGCAAAGGTAGAAACAGCAAGATTAAAGAATGAGCTTTTTGAGGCACGGAAAAATTATCAGCAGGTAATAGCACAATTAAATATTCTTTTAGGAAATGACTACGGAACCGGGTTTAAATTCACTGACTCTTTAAGCTATAAATATTCAGAAATAAAAAATGATACTATCATTGAATTTTACTCTTCTCAAAGTAACTTTCTGAAAATAATTGAACTTCAGGTACAGCAGAATAAATCAGCTTTATCCCTTTCTCAGAAAAATGCCTTGCCCGATTTTAACTTTGGTCTGGCATTTCAGAATCGTCAATCACTGCCGTTAAAAGGTTTTGATCAATATTTTGGATTAAAGATAGGCCTATCTCTGCCAATGTTTTATTCAACCGGAGTGCAAGGTGATGTTCAGGAAGCAGAAGCTAATCTTTCTATTGCTGAAGTTCGTTATCAGTCTGCTAAAATAAAAGTTACTCAAAGGATCAGAACAGCGCTTAATAATCTTCTCTTTGCCGAAGAACAGTTGAGATTGTTTGATACCTCACTCCTGAGAGATATTGAAGATGAACTTCGTGCCGGAATTACTGCATATCAAAACAATCAGATTGATTTGCTGAATCTGTTTGATATTTACAGAACATATCGTGCAACCAAAGTCGAATATTCACGCACAGTTTACAATACACTTGTTGCATTAGCTGAGCTTGAAACTGCAGCAGAAAAATGGAACACGGATTTAACTGATTAA
- a CDS encoding multicopper oxidase domain-containing protein, with the protein MKKTIITLLFFIWTSITIFAQLIPTTSGKTVRYDLYIADTIVTLGGEEKRAIAVNGQIPMPTLTFTEGDTAEIWVHNNLDEETSLHWHGLFLPNRYDGVPNLTQNPIAPHTTHLYKFPIIQHGTHWYHSHSRFQEQIGMYGAFIMLKRNDEPEIPTLNLVLSEWTNINPEEVHRSLKAASDWFAIQKGATQSYGEALISGHLGTKITNEWKRMNAMDVSDVYYDNFLINGKNQNEEPQFKASDKVRLRISNAGASDYFWLTYSGGKITVVATDGNDVEPVEVDRLIIAVSETYDVIVTIPENKSYEFLVTPEDRTGSASLWLGSGEKVPAQKLPKLKYFAGMKMMNDMMDMNGNIIEMEGMRMQNQQMDMNTVMYPEITGYNEMEDIDMQEMGHHHQNQEEQDIVTLNYEMLKSTKKTTLPDGPVRELKFELTGNMNRYVWSMDNKTLSESDKILIRKVENLRIILFNNSMMRHPMHLHGHDFRLLNGQGEYAIMKNIIDIMPMERDTIEFAASEPGGDWFFHCHILYHMMSGMGRVFSYENSPPNPDLSDPENAIQRLYDDDREFHLMGRAGVESNGSDGEAMYSNTRWKLQTIWHLGYHDEHSYESETFIGRYLDHMQWLFPYIGFDYHFKKEGGPKNIFGDEEKNMFGQKSNKNDRQTIVAGIAYTLPLLFIADARVDSDGKFRFQLSREDISITSRLRFNMMVNTDKEYMAGFRYILTKYFSASTHYDSDMGLGVGITVTY; encoded by the coding sequence ATGAAAAAAACTATTATCACTCTGTTATTCTTCATTTGGACTTCGATAACAATCTTTGCCCAACTTATCCCAACCACATCCGGGAAAACTGTCCGTTACGATTTATACATTGCTGATACAATCGTTACACTTGGCGGAGAAGAAAAACGTGCTATAGCAGTAAACGGACAAATTCCAATGCCTACATTAACATTTACGGAAGGCGACACAGCAGAAATATGGGTTCACAATAATCTGGATGAAGAAACATCACTGCACTGGCACGGCCTCTTTCTTCCTAACAGGTATGATGGTGTTCCAAATCTCACACAGAATCCTATTGCACCACATACAACTCATTTATATAAATTCCCGATCATTCAGCACGGTACGCATTGGTATCACAGCCACTCACGTTTCCAGGAACAAATTGGTATGTACGGCGCTTTTATAATGCTTAAAAGAAACGATGAACCGGAAATACCGACATTGAACCTTGTACTAAGTGAATGGACAAATATAAATCCGGAAGAAGTACACCGAAGTCTTAAAGCAGCTTCCGATTGGTTTGCAATTCAAAAGGGTGCAACTCAAAGTTATGGAGAAGCATTGATCAGCGGACATTTGGGAACTAAAATCACCAATGAGTGGAAGCGGATGAATGCGATGGATGTAAGCGATGTATATTATGATAATTTTTTGATAAACGGGAAAAACCAAAATGAAGAACCGCAGTTTAAAGCAAGTGACAAAGTACGGCTGCGTATCTCCAATGCAGGTGCATCAGATTACTTTTGGCTTACTTACTCTGGTGGTAAAATTACTGTTGTTGCCACCGACGGTAATGATGTAGAACCGGTTGAAGTTGATAGATTAATTATAGCTGTCTCAGAAACTTATGATGTGATTGTCACCATTCCCGAAAACAAAAGTTATGAATTTCTCGTAACCCCGGAAGACCGTACAGGGTCAGCTTCTTTGTGGTTAGGAAGCGGGGAAAAGGTTCCCGCACAAAAACTGCCAAAGTTGAAATATTTTGCCGGAATGAAAATGATGAATGATATGATGGATATGAACGGCAATATTATTGAAATGGAAGGAATGAGGATGCAGAATCAGCAGATGGATATGAATACTGTTATGTATCCGGAAATCACAGGTTATAATGAAATGGAAGATATAGATATGCAGGAGATGGGACATCATCATCAAAATCAGGAAGAGCAGGATATTGTAACACTGAACTACGAGATGCTGAAGAGTACCAAAAAAACAACTTTGCCTGATGGACCAGTCAGAGAATTGAAATTTGAATTGACCGGAAATATGAACCGCTATGTTTGGTCAATGGATAATAAAACACTTTCTGAAAGCGATAAAATACTAATCAGGAAAGTTGAAAATCTTAGAATAATTCTTTTCAATAATAGTATGATGCGCCATCCAATGCACTTGCACGGTCATGATTTCAGATTGCTGAACGGACAAGGTGAATATGCAATTATGAAAAATATTATTGACATTATGCCAATGGAAAGAGATACAATAGAATTTGCTGCTTCAGAGCCGGGCGGAGATTGGTTTTTTCACTGCCATATTCTTTACCACATGATGTCAGGAATGGGCAGGGTTTTCAGCTACGAAAATTCTCCTCCGAATCCTGATCTGTCTGATCCTGAAAATGCTATTCAAAGACTTTATGATGATGATCGTGAATTTCATCTTATGGGGCGGGCAGGTGTGGAAAGCAATGGAAGTGATGGAGAAGCTATGTATTCCAATACCCGCTGGAAACTGCAAACTATATGGCATCTGGGTTATCACGACGAGCATAGCTATGAGAGTGAAACATTTATCGGGCGATATCTTGACCATATGCAGTGGTTGTTTCCTTACATCGGCTTTGATTATCATTTTAAAAAAGAAGGCGGACCAAAAAATATTTTTGGCGATGAAGAAAAAAATATGTTTGGTCAAAAGAGTAATAAAAATGATCGCCAAACAATTGTAGCTGGTATTGCATATACATTACCTTTGCTGTTTATTGCTGATGCAAGAGTTGATAGTGATGGTAAGTTCCGTTTTCAATTAAGCAGGGAAGATATATCTATAACAAGCCGTTTACGTTTCAACATGATGGTAAATACAGATAAAGAATACATGGCGGGTTTCCGGTACATTCTTACAAAATATTTTTCAGCCTCTACACATTATGACAGCGATATGGGCTTAGGTGTGGGAATAACTGTTACATACTAA
- a CDS encoding heme-binding domain-containing protein, with the protein MTSGTAVKKISLRILAALLVIFIAIQFIRPDRNISGQLFQTDISKTFNIPADVHTLIKNACYDCHSNNTNYPWYSNIQPIGWFLANDIKNGKAQINFSEFGSLSKRRQISKLRGIETQIKNDAMPLPAYRLLHKEAQLSEEQKERLINWIRNTRDSLSLNR; encoded by the coding sequence ATGACTTCCGGAACTGCAGTAAAAAAAATATCACTTAGGATACTGGCTGCATTGCTTGTCATATTTATTGCGATCCAATTTATACGACCTGACCGTAATATCAGCGGTCAGCTATTTCAAACGGATATATCAAAAACATTCAATATTCCGGCAGATGTGCATACTCTTATAAAAAATGCATGTTATGATTGTCATAGTAATAATACCAACTATCCGTGGTATTCTAATATTCAACCGATAGGATGGTTTTTAGCAAATGATATTAAGAATGGCAAAGCTCAAATTAATTTCAGTGAGTTTGGTTCTCTTTCTAAAAGAAGACAAATAAGCAAGCTGCGGGGAATTGAGACTCAAATTAAAAATGATGCTATGCCTTTGCCTGCATATCGGCTGCTACACAAAGAAGCGCAACTGTCCGAGGAACAGAAAGAACGGCTAATTAACTGGATCAGAAATACAAGAGACAGTCTTTCTTTAAATAGATAA
- a CDS encoding heavy metal translocating P-type ATPase has translation MNQDHKHNHHHNEHMEHHSHSEMHHSEHAGKVSDKTMDHKKQKHSGHSHSEHEGHTIEGFRKRFWVSVIVTIPILIISPMIHHFLGLKEALRFTGDSYVLFVLSTFVYFYGGYPFLKGLVDELKNKQPGMMTLIALAISVAYFYSSAVVFGVKGEVFFWELATLIDIMLLGHWIEMKSVMGASKALEELARLMPDEAHKIDDTGNIADVPVSELKHKDKLLIKPGEKIPADGKIYEGKTSINEAMITGESKPVSKSVGDNVIGGSINGEGSIKIEVEKIGDETFLSQIVMLVKEAQESKSKTQNLANRAAFWLTIIAISAGAITMFVWLMFTGESFNFALSRTVTVMVITCPHALGLAIPLVVAVSTALSAKHGLLIRNRNAFEQARNIQAIIFDKTGTLTKGEFGVTETISFDENFDEKEILKYAAAVESESEHPIAQGIVNSTKEKFEVKNFNSIPGKGAEGNVNGKDVKVVSPGYLEENKIEFQEKDKIEKLSAQGKTVVFVLIDNKVIGAIALADIIREESKEAIKQLKELGIKTMMLTGDNKKVAKWVADEIQLDDYFAEVLPDKKAEKVKEVQSRGMIVAMTGDGVNDAPALAQADIGIAIGTGTDVAVETADIILVKSNPKDVVSLIKFAKATYNKMVQNLIWATGYNIIAIPLAAGVLYSEGIILSPALGAVLMSLSTIIVAINARLLKIS, from the coding sequence ATGAATCAGGATCACAAACATAATCATCACCATAATGAACATATGGAGCACCATAGTCACTCAGAAATGCATCATTCAGAACATGCTGGCAAAGTTTCTGATAAAACCATGGATCATAAAAAGCAAAAGCATAGCGGACATAGCCATTCTGAACATGAGGGACATACGATTGAAGGATTCCGTAAGCGGTTCTGGGTTTCAGTTATAGTTACAATCCCGATTCTTATTATCTCACCAATGATCCATCATTTTCTCGGGCTTAAAGAAGCTTTGCGTTTCACTGGTGATAGTTATGTATTGTTTGTTCTTTCCACTTTCGTCTATTTCTATGGCGGCTATCCTTTCTTAAAAGGTCTGGTTGATGAACTGAAAAACAAGCAGCCCGGAATGATGACTTTAATTGCACTTGCAATTTCAGTTGCTTATTTCTACAGCAGTGCCGTTGTTTTCGGAGTTAAAGGCGAAGTCTTTTTCTGGGAACTTGCAACGCTGATTGATATTATGCTTCTGGGTCACTGGATTGAAATGAAATCGGTAATGGGAGCTTCAAAAGCACTTGAAGAACTTGCCAGACTTATGCCAGACGAAGCTCATAAAATTGATGATACTGGAAATATTGCTGATGTTCCTGTTTCAGAACTTAAGCATAAAGATAAATTATTAATTAAACCCGGAGAGAAAATTCCTGCTGATGGAAAAATCTATGAAGGAAAGACATCAATTAATGAAGCGATGATCACAGGCGAATCAAAACCTGTTTCCAAAAGTGTAGGTGATAATGTAATCGGCGGATCGATAAACGGTGAAGGTTCAATCAAAATTGAGGTTGAGAAAATTGGTGATGAAACTTTTCTTTCACAGATAGTAATGCTGGTTAAGGAAGCACAGGAAAGTAAATCCAAAACTCAAAACCTTGCGAACAGAGCAGCATTCTGGTTAACGATTATTGCAATCAGCGCTGGTGCAATTACAATGTTTGTCTGGCTTATGTTCACCGGCGAAAGTTTCAACTTTGCATTATCGCGAACAGTAACAGTAATGGTTATAACCTGTCCTCATGCACTTGGGCTTGCGATTCCCTTAGTTGTTGCAGTTTCTACAGCACTTTCTGCGAAACATGGATTATTAATTAGAAACAGAAACGCCTTTGAACAAGCAAGGAATATTCAGGCAATTATTTTTGATAAGACAGGAACATTAACAAAAGGTGAGTTCGGAGTAACAGAAACAATTTCTTTTGATGAAAACTTTGACGAAAAAGAAATTCTAAAATATGCTGCAGCAGTTGAATCAGAATCAGAACATCCGATTGCACAGGGAATTGTTAATTCAACAAAAGAAAAATTTGAAGTAAAGAATTTTAATTCTATACCGGGCAAAGGTGCCGAAGGAAATGTGAATGGAAAAGATGTAAAAGTAGTTAGTCCCGGCTATCTTGAAGAGAATAAAATTGAATTTCAAGAAAAAGATAAGATTGAAAAATTATCTGCTCAGGGTAAAACCGTTGTATTTGTTCTTATTGATAACAAAGTAATTGGTGCTATTGCCTTAGCTGACATTATCAGGGAAGAATCAAAAGAAGCAATAAAACAACTTAAAGAGTTAGGAATAAAAACAATGATGCTTACCGGTGATAACAAGAAGGTTGCAAAATGGGTTGCTGATGAAATTCAACTAGATGATTATTTTGCGGAAGTGCTGCCCGATAAGAAAGCAGAGAAAGTTAAAGAGGTGCAGAGTCGTGGGATGATTGTGGCAATGACAGGGGATGGAGTGAACGATGCACCCGCACTAGCACAAGCTGATATAGGTATTGCTATTGGTACAGGAACAGATGTAGCTGTTGAGACTGCGGACATTATCCTAGTAAAAAGCAATCCGAAAGATGTTGTTTCATTAATTAAATTCGCAAAAGCAACTTATAACAAAATGGTTCAGAATTTAATTTGGGCAACGGGTTATAATATTATTGCAATACCACTGGCTGCAGGAGTGCTTTACTCAGAAGGTATAATTCTTAGTCCCGCACTTGGAGCTGTACTGATGTCACTAAGTACAATTATTGTAGCAATAAATGCCCGATTGTTAAAAATATCCTAA
- a CDS encoding efflux RND transporter periplasmic adaptor subunit: MNKRLILIYLITTAFLFVSCDNQTDENNESKNYPERNHTDVKSEIALTSHQIQHIDLKTETVEIKEVDIPLILSGRIALNEALTAHITSRIRGRIEKVRALISDRVNKDDVILELYSQDFLAMQSEFIQAEERLKRINENDPEYATAKSIYESAKKKLEVIGLNQKEIQNLADNHSPLTLLPVRAPFAGTLISGEARLGEFVDVGQDFFILANLQNLWVLADVFEKDLTLIREGITGEVIPAAYPNDSFKAKLTRIYDVVESASRTIKARFEVSNTASKLKPEMFVTVKVFSKLGGKNPKVSTTAIMKEKNGAYVFVALNDTTFQRREISLGKETKDYTEILNGLKAGEKVVTRGTFYLKSELSKETFMEDEH; encoded by the coding sequence ATGAATAAAAGATTAATTCTAATTTACTTAATAACAACTGCTTTTCTGTTTGTTAGTTGTGACAATCAAACAGATGAAAACAATGAAAGCAAGAATTATCCTGAAAGAAACCACACAGATGTAAAAAGCGAAATTGCTCTCACTTCTCACCAGATTCAACATATTGATTTAAAAACAGAAACTGTTGAAATTAAAGAAGTTGATATCCCTCTGATTCTTTCGGGTAGAATTGCCTTGAATGAAGCATTAACTGCCCACATTACTTCACGCATCAGAGGTAGAATCGAAAAGGTTCGTGCACTTATTTCGGATCGTGTGAATAAGGATGATGTTATTCTTGAACTTTACAGCCAGGATTTTCTGGCGATGCAATCCGAATTTATTCAGGCAGAAGAGAGATTAAAGAGAATAAACGAAAACGATCCAGAATATGCAACCGCAAAATCAATTTATGAATCAGCGAAAAAGAAACTTGAAGTAATTGGATTAAACCAAAAAGAAATTCAGAATCTTGCTGATAATCATTCTCCATTAACCTTGCTTCCTGTTCGTGCACCTTTTGCAGGAACATTGATAAGCGGTGAAGCTCGTCTTGGGGAATTTGTTGATGTTGGTCAGGATTTTTTCATTCTTGCAAATCTTCAGAACCTTTGGGTGCTTGCAGATGTTTTTGAAAAAGATCTGACTTTAATAAGAGAAGGAATAACCGGCGAAGTAATTCCCGCTGCCTATCCAAATGATTCATTCAAAGCTAAGCTGACAAGAATTTATGATGTGGTTGAATCTGCTTCCCGCACAATCAAGGCAAGATTTGAAGTATCTAACACAGCCAGCAAACTGAAACCGGAAATGTTTGTAACCGTTAAAGTCTTTTCAAAACTTGGAGGCAAAAATCCGAAAGTTTCCACCACTGCAATTATGAAAGAGAAAAATGGTGCTTATGTTTTTGTCGCATTAAATGATACTACATTTCAAAGAAGAGAAATCAGCTTAGGTAAAGAAACTAAAGATTATACCGAAATTCTTAATGGGCTAAAAGCCGGAGAAAAAGTTGTAACAAGAGGAACATTTTATCTTAAATCCGAGCTTTCAAAAGAAACCTTTATGGAGGATGAACACTGA
- a CDS encoding DUF3347 domain-containing protein, producing MKNVIVLALVFVVYSGVIITAQQEHQHQNKKDATVVTTKGDTTSASHNVSPKITASMKEIIEHYLHLKNALVNDNSKDAAASGKELVAALGKLDKNSLSPEQRKFYEDVEEDAKENAEHISENAGKIDHQREHFDMLTTDVYDLVKEFGGGQVLYKLFCPMYNDKKGAYWLSESKTIKNPYYGKKMLTCGSVKEEIK from the coding sequence ATGAAGAATGTAATTGTGTTAGCTTTGGTTTTTGTTGTGTATTCCGGTGTTATTATAACAGCCCAGCAAGAACATCAGCATCAAAACAAAAAAGATGCAACTGTTGTTACAACAAAGGGCGATACGACATCTGCTTCACATAATGTTAGCCCTAAAATAACTGCATCAATGAAAGAAATTATAGAACATTATCTGCATCTGAAAAATGCCTTGGTGAATGACAATTCGAAAGATGCAGCAGCCTCCGGTAAAGAATTAGTTGCTGCGTTAGGAAAACTGGATAAAAATTCTTTAAGTCCTGAACAAAGGAAATTTTATGAAGATGTTGAAGAAGATGCTAAAGAAAATGCAGAACATATAAGTGAGAATGCCGGCAAGATAGATCATCAAAGGGAACATTTTGATATGCTCACTACAGATGTGTACGATCTGGTAAAAGAATTTGGCGGCGGCCAGGTTTTATATAAGCTTTTTTGCCCTATGTACAATGATAAGAAAGGAGCTTATTGGTTAAGCGAATCTAAAACAATAAAGAATCCGTATTATGGTAAAAAGATGCTTACCTGTGGATCTGTTAAGGAAGAAATAAAATGA